One window of Xanthomonas sp. 10-10 genomic DNA carries:
- a CDS encoding carbohydrate porin, whose translation MSALLSHRASHRLLCLSLAMALAPLAHAQEAADAFKLKLGYTGEAASMIDGGRKSGDAYAGQLMVGTDVDMDRLFGWNGATVKLYVTNRHGTNLANSSIGNSTSVQEIYGGQGTRLANFTLLQKLFNDRLELEAGRSVANIHFLGSDLCQYFQGNSACGNPTFVFRTSNFTYWPVSSWAAHATAWVTPKVYVHVGAYEVNPVQAQDGQHGLKWSTDDTTGVVVPYAIGYKNKGGDGTLAAMYELGGWQDNSDYTDPLRDRNGNPAVLSGLGYENKQGRSGLFGRFEQQVTNPDPSGTRGLTVFAAMLKSTGGQAIEDHFVQLGLVQKGTFASRPQDNIAFVITQQKYSDEAIENLRLARASAGGTGTPADNQIMMELSYGIQVTKRLRIAPNLHYVINPDQFNEPTRTSDLKNALIAGMRIDWNL comes from the coding sequence ATGTCCGCCCTGCTCTCCCACCGCGCTTCCCATCGTCTGCTGTGCCTGTCGCTTGCCATGGCGCTGGCCCCCTTGGCCCACGCACAGGAGGCCGCCGATGCCTTCAAACTCAAGCTGGGTTACACCGGCGAAGCCGCCTCGATGATCGACGGTGGTCGTAAGAGCGGCGACGCCTACGCCGGCCAGCTGATGGTCGGCACCGATGTCGACATGGACCGCCTGTTCGGCTGGAACGGTGCCACGGTCAAGCTCTATGTCACCAACCGCCACGGCACCAACCTGGCCAACAGCAGCATCGGCAACAGCACATCGGTGCAGGAAATCTACGGCGGCCAGGGCACGCGCCTGGCCAACTTCACCCTACTGCAAAAACTGTTCAACGACCGCCTGGAACTGGAAGCCGGCCGCAGCGTGGCCAACATCCACTTCCTCGGCTCGGACCTGTGCCAGTACTTCCAGGGCAACTCGGCCTGCGGCAACCCCACCTTCGTGTTCCGCACCAGCAACTTCACCTATTGGCCGGTGTCCAGCTGGGCCGCGCACGCCACCGCCTGGGTCACGCCCAAGGTCTATGTGCATGTGGGCGCGTATGAAGTGAACCCGGTGCAGGCCCAGGACGGCCAGCACGGTTTGAAGTGGAGCACCGACGACACCACCGGCGTGGTGGTGCCCTACGCCATCGGCTACAAGAACAAGGGCGGCGACGGCACCTTGGCGGCGATGTACGAACTCGGCGGCTGGCAGGACAACTCCGACTACACCGACCCGCTACGCGACCGCAACGGCAACCCCGCCGTCCTCAGCGGCCTGGGCTATGAAAACAAGCAGGGCCGCTCGGGCCTGTTCGGCCGCTTCGAGCAGCAGGTCACCAACCCCGACCCGTCCGGCACCCGCGGCCTGACCGTATTCGCCGCCATGCTCAAGAGCACCGGCGGCCAGGCGATCGAAGACCACTTCGTGCAACTGGGCCTGGTGCAGAAAGGCACCTTCGCCAGCCGCCCGCAGGACAACATCGCGTTTGTGATCACCCAGCAGAAGTACAGCGACGAAGCCATCGAAAACCTGCGCCTGGCGCGCGCCTCCGCCGGCGGAACCGGCACCCCGGCCGACAACCAGATCATGATGGAGCTCAGCTACGGCATCCAGGTCACCAAGCGCCTGCGCATCGCTCCCAACCTGCACTACGTGATCAACCCCGACCAGTTCAACGAACCCACCCGCACCAGCGATCTGAAGAATGCATTGATTGCGGGCATGCGGATCGACTGGAATCTGTGA
- a CDS encoding LacI family DNA-binding transcriptional regulator yields the protein MSISINDVARVAGVSKSTVSRALGTGPVSEEVRAKVEAAVRQTGYRPNLMARRLRSQQSGILGVIVADIRNPYFTALIRAVEEVAYRAGMRVTLCNTDEDPEREALYLELMQEERITGLIFAPTRVTVGRMHELALDYPTVLVDRAGPGSRYDSVVLDNAAAMGELVAHLQAQGYRRIGGLFGSTSTTAAERRDGYLAAMRAQGLEPDYREVAPTAEAAIAELGHWLASDHRPEAIVTSNSLLLMGALKAARTAGLRLPQDLALAGFDNERWTDLVEPGITVVEQPVEDMGRAAMSLLLERLGNPQLPIRRMVMTGRCVVRGSTGARTRI from the coding sequence GTGAGTATCAGCATCAATGACGTGGCCCGGGTGGCCGGTGTGTCCAAGTCCACGGTCTCGCGCGCGTTGGGCACTGGCCCGGTGAGCGAGGAAGTGCGCGCCAAGGTCGAGGCGGCTGTGCGTCAGACCGGTTACCGCCCCAACCTGATGGCGCGGCGGCTGCGATCGCAGCAGTCCGGCATCCTGGGCGTGATCGTTGCCGACATCCGCAACCCGTACTTCACTGCCTTGATCCGAGCGGTGGAAGAGGTCGCTTACCGTGCCGGTATGCGCGTCACGCTGTGCAATACCGATGAAGATCCCGAGCGCGAGGCGCTATATCTGGAGCTGATGCAGGAAGAACGCATCACCGGACTGATCTTCGCTCCGACCCGGGTGACCGTGGGGCGGATGCATGAGCTGGCGCTGGATTACCCCACCGTGCTGGTCGATCGCGCCGGCCCCGGCAGCCGTTACGACAGCGTGGTGCTGGACAATGCGGCAGCGATGGGTGAGCTGGTCGCGCATCTGCAGGCGCAGGGGTATCGACGCATCGGCGGGTTGTTCGGCAGCACCAGCACCACCGCGGCCGAGCGTCGCGACGGCTATCTGGCCGCGATGCGTGCGCAGGGGCTGGAGCCTGACTACCGCGAAGTGGCGCCGACTGCCGAAGCAGCGATTGCCGAGCTAGGCCATTGGCTTGCCAGCGATCACCGCCCGGAAGCCATCGTCACCAGTAACAGCCTGCTGCTGATGGGCGCATTGAAAGCCGCGCGCACCGCCGGCCTGCGGTTGCCGCAGGATCTCGCCCTGGCGGGCTTCGATAACGAGCGCTGGACCGACCTGGTCGAGCCGGGCATCACCGTGGTGGAACAGCCGGTGGAGGACATGGGCCGCGCGGCGATGTCGCTGCTGCTGGAACGCCTGGGCAACCCGCAGCTGCCGATCCGCCGCATGGTGATGACCGGGCGTTGCGTGGTGCGTGGCTCCACAGGTGCACGCACGCGCATCTAG
- the pfkB gene encoding 1-phosphofructokinase: MSLQAITVTLNPAIDQTIRLDSLHPGAVHRASSVRNDAGGKGINVAACLADWGTDVAALGVLGGGNAGVFEALFRERGIVDHCQRVAGETRTNLKLVEARSNDTTDINLPGLQLSSAHLQGVADQLAPLLRPGLPVVLSGSLPAGLPDDSWAQLQAQASAAGARVLLDTSGAPLVAALGAAREALPYAVKPNRHELEAWTGRPLTGRAALSAAAHELLARGIQLVVISMGTDGALFVQRDQRLIARPPRLAQGSSVGAGDAMVAGLAAALLDTATDLEQCARLATAFSMCRLESGDARRLSADGVRRAASQVVIETLS, from the coding sequence ATGAGCCTGCAGGCCATCACCGTTACGCTGAATCCGGCAATCGACCAGACCATCCGGCTCGACAGCCTGCACCCCGGCGCCGTGCATCGCGCCAGCAGCGTGCGCAACGATGCCGGCGGCAAGGGCATCAACGTGGCTGCCTGCCTGGCCGATTGGGGCACCGATGTCGCCGCACTCGGCGTGCTCGGCGGCGGCAATGCCGGCGTGTTCGAAGCGCTGTTCCGCGAGCGCGGCATCGTCGACCACTGCCAGCGCGTGGCCGGCGAAACCCGCACCAATCTCAAGCTGGTGGAGGCGCGCAGCAACGACACCACCGACATCAACCTGCCCGGCCTGCAGCTAAGCAGCGCGCATCTGCAGGGCGTGGCCGATCAACTCGCCCCGCTGCTGCGCCCCGGCCTGCCGGTGGTGCTGTCCGGCAGCCTGCCTGCCGGCCTGCCGGACGACAGCTGGGCGCAGCTGCAGGCGCAGGCCAGCGCCGCCGGCGCACGCGTCCTGCTCGATACCAGCGGTGCGCCGCTGGTGGCCGCATTGGGCGCCGCCCGCGAGGCCCTGCCGTACGCGGTCAAGCCGAACCGCCACGAACTGGAAGCCTGGACCGGCCGACCGCTCACCGGACGCGCCGCGCTCAGCGCCGCTGCGCACGAACTGCTCGCGCGCGGCATCCAGCTGGTGGTGATTTCGATGGGCACCGACGGTGCGTTGTTCGTGCAGCGCGACCAGCGACTGATCGCGCGTCCGCCGCGGCTGGCGCAGGGCAGCAGCGTGGGCGCAGGCGATGCGATGGTGGCCGGCCTGGCCGCCGCACTGCTGGATACGGCCACCGATCTGGAGCAGTGCGCACGGCTGGCCACGGCGTTTTCGATGTGCCGGCTGGAAAGCGGCGACGCGCGCAGGCTCAGCGCCGACGGCGTGCGACGTGCTGCAAGCCAGGTCGTGATCGAGACGCTGTCGTGA
- a CDS encoding multidrug efflux RND transporter permease subunit: MPKFFIEHPIFAWVVAILISLAGVISILNLGIESYPTIAPPQVTVTANFPGASADTAEKAVTQVIEQQLTGIDHLLYFNSSSASNGRVTITLTFETGTDADIAQVQVQNKVSLATPRLPSEVTQQGVVVAKANAGFLMVAALRSDNPSINRDALNDIVGSRVLEQISRVPGVGSTNQFGAEYAMNIWLNPEKLQGYNLSATQVLTAVRNQNVQFAAGSVGADPTPDGISFTATVSAEGRFSSPEEFENIILRTDNNGATVRLKDVARVTVGPSNYGFDTQYNGKPTGAFGIQLLPGANALNVSEAVGAKLDELQPTFPQGVTWFAPYESTTFVRISIEEVVHTLVEAIVLVFLVMLLFLQNFRATVIPTLVIPVALLGTFFGMYAIGFTINQLTLFAMVLAIGIVVDDAIVVIENVERIMSEEHLEPKAATQKAMTQITGAVVAITVVLAAVFIPSSLQPGASGAIYKQFALTIAMSMGFSAFLALTFTPALCASFLKPTHSDKKNWVYRTFDKYYDKLAHRYVGVVGHTLKRSPPWMIVFVVLVVLCGFLFTRMPGSFLPEEDQGFAVAIVQLPPGATKILTNETFAQMRAVLEKQPAVEGMLQIAGFSFLGSGENVGMGFIRLKPWEDRDVTAEQLIQQLNGAFYGIKGAQIFVVNLPTVQGLGQFGGFDMWLQDRSGAGQEALTQARNIVLGKAAQKADTMVGVRPNGLENSPQLQLHVDRVQAQSMGLEVSDIYSSIQLMLAPVYVNDYFSEGRIKRVNIRADDQFRTGPESLRNFFTPSSTATGADGQPGMIPLSNVVKAEWTYASPALNRYNGYSAVNIVGNPAPGGSSGQAMTAMEEIVNNDLPPGFGFDWSGMSYQEIIAGNAATLLLALSVVVVFLCLAALYESWSIPVAVLMVVPIGVLGAIVFSMLRGLPNDLYFKIGMITVIGLAAKNAILIVEFAVEQRAAGKTLREATLEAAHLRFRPILMTSFAFILGVLPLAISTGAGANSRHSIGTGVIGGMVFATVLGVIFIPLFFVVVRRMLGDKLDEQSKEYLTAQNDSGTHRPDR, from the coding sequence CGCCCCGCCGCAGGTCACCGTCACCGCCAACTTCCCCGGCGCCAGTGCCGATACCGCCGAAAAGGCGGTGACCCAGGTCATCGAGCAGCAGCTCACCGGTATCGACCACCTGCTGTACTTCAACTCCTCGTCGGCCTCCAACGGCCGCGTGACCATCACGCTGACCTTCGAAACCGGCACCGACGCAGATATCGCGCAGGTGCAGGTGCAGAACAAGGTGTCGCTGGCCACGCCGCGCCTGCCCTCGGAAGTCACCCAGCAGGGTGTGGTGGTGGCCAAGGCCAACGCCGGCTTCCTGATGGTGGCCGCGCTGCGTTCGGACAACCCGTCGATCAACCGCGACGCGCTCAACGACATCGTCGGCTCGCGCGTGCTCGAGCAGATCTCGCGCGTGCCCGGCGTCGGCAGCACCAACCAGTTCGGCGCCGAGTACGCGATGAACATCTGGTTGAACCCGGAAAAGCTGCAGGGCTACAACCTGTCGGCCACCCAGGTGCTGACCGCGGTGCGCAACCAGAACGTGCAGTTCGCGGCCGGCTCGGTCGGTGCCGACCCCACGCCGGACGGCATCAGTTTCACCGCCACGGTGTCGGCGGAAGGCCGCTTCAGCTCGCCGGAAGAGTTCGAGAACATCATCCTGCGCACCGACAACAACGGTGCCACCGTGCGCCTGAAGGATGTGGCGCGCGTCACCGTGGGGCCGAGCAACTACGGCTTCGACACCCAGTACAACGGCAAGCCCACCGGTGCCTTCGGCATCCAGCTGCTGCCGGGCGCCAACGCACTGAACGTGTCCGAGGCGGTCGGGGCCAAGCTCGACGAGCTGCAGCCCACCTTCCCGCAGGGCGTGACCTGGTTTGCACCGTACGAGTCGACCACCTTCGTGCGCATCTCCATCGAGGAAGTGGTGCACACGCTGGTGGAAGCCATCGTGCTGGTGTTCCTGGTGATGTTGCTGTTCCTGCAGAACTTCCGCGCCACGGTCATCCCGACCCTGGTGATTCCGGTGGCGCTGCTGGGCACGTTCTTCGGCATGTACGCCATCGGCTTCACCATCAACCAGCTGACGCTGTTTGCGATGGTGCTGGCGATCGGCATCGTGGTGGACGACGCGATCGTGGTGATCGAGAACGTCGAGCGCATCATGAGCGAGGAACATCTGGAGCCGAAGGCCGCCACGCAGAAGGCGATGACCCAGATCACCGGTGCGGTGGTGGCCATCACCGTGGTGCTGGCGGCGGTGTTCATCCCCTCCTCGCTGCAGCCCGGTGCCTCCGGTGCGATCTACAAGCAGTTCGCGCTGACCATCGCCATGTCGATGGGCTTCTCCGCGTTCCTGGCGCTGACCTTCACCCCGGCGTTGTGCGCCAGCTTCCTCAAGCCCACCCATTCGGACAAGAAGAACTGGGTCTACCGCACCTTCGACAAGTACTACGACAAGCTGGCGCATCGCTATGTCGGCGTGGTGGGTCACACGCTGAAGCGCTCGCCGCCGTGGATGATCGTGTTCGTGGTGCTGGTGGTGCTGTGCGGCTTCCTGTTTACCCGCATGCCGGGCAGCTTCCTGCCGGAAGAAGACCAGGGGTTTGCGGTGGCCATCGTGCAGCTGCCGCCGGGCGCCACCAAGATCCTTACCAACGAAACGTTTGCGCAGATGCGTGCGGTGCTGGAAAAGCAGCCGGCGGTGGAAGGCATGCTGCAGATCGCCGGTTTCAGCTTCCTGGGCTCGGGCGAAAACGTCGGCATGGGCTTCATCCGGCTCAAGCCGTGGGAAGACCGCGACGTCACTGCCGAGCAGTTGATCCAGCAACTCAACGGTGCCTTCTACGGCATCAAGGGCGCGCAGATCTTCGTGGTCAACCTGCCCACCGTGCAGGGCCTTGGCCAGTTCGGCGGCTTCGACATGTGGCTGCAGGACCGTTCCGGCGCAGGCCAGGAAGCATTGACCCAGGCGCGCAACATCGTGCTGGGCAAGGCGGCGCAAAAGGCCGACACCATGGTGGGCGTGCGCCCGAACGGCCTGGAAAATTCGCCGCAGCTGCAGTTGCATGTGGACCGCGTGCAGGCGCAGTCGATGGGCCTGGAAGTCAGCGACATCTACAGCTCGATCCAGCTGATGCTGGCGCCGGTCTATGTCAACGATTACTTCTCCGAAGGCCGCATCAAGCGCGTCAACATCCGTGCCGACGATCAGTTCCGTACCGGCCCCGAGTCGTTGCGCAACTTCTTCACTCCCAGCAGCACCGCCACCGGTGCGGACGGGCAGCCCGGCATGATTCCGCTGAGCAATGTGGTCAAGGCCGAATGGACCTACGCCTCGCCGGCGCTGAATCGCTACAACGGCTATTCGGCGGTGAACATCGTCGGCAACCCTGCCCCGGGCGGCAGCTCCGGCCAGGCGATGACGGCGATGGAAGAGATCGTCAACAACGATCTGCCGCCAGGCTTCGGCTTCGACTGGAGCGGCATGTCGTACCAGGAAATCATTGCCGGTAATGCGGCGACGCTGCTGCTGGCGTTGTCGGTGGTGGTGGTGTTCCTGTGCCTGGCCGCGCTCTATGAGAGCTGGTCGATTCCGGTGGCGGTGCTGATGGTGGTGCCGATCGGCGTGCTGGGTGCGATCGTGTTCTCGATGCTGCGTGGCCTGCCGAACGATCTGTACTTCAAGATCGGCATGATCACGGTGATCGGCCTGGCGGCGAAGAACGCGATCCTGATCGTGGAATTTGCGGTGGAGCAGCGTGCGGCGGGCAAGACCCTGCGCGAGGCGACGCTGGAGGCGGCGCACCTGCGCTTCCGCCCGATCCTGATGACCTCGTTCGCCTTCATCCTGGGTGTGTTGCCGCTGGCGATTTCCACCGGTGCCGGCGCCAACTCGCGTCACTCCATCGGTACCGGCGTGATCGGCGGCATGGTGTTCGCCACCGTGCTCGGCGTGATCTTCATCCCGCTGTTCTTCGTGGTGGTGCGGCGCATGCTGGGCGACAAGCTGGACGAACAGTCCAAGGAATACCTGACCGCACAGAACGACTCGGGTACGCATCGTCCGGATCGCTAA
- the ptsP gene encoding phosphoenolpyruvate--protein phosphotransferase, whose translation MSSPSPAPVTPELIRLRAQARDKDDAIAQAAQLLVAAGCVAPGYDASMRRREGLANTFLGHGLAIPHGVGEDRHLVRRDGIAVLQLPEGVEWNPGQTTRLVVGIAAQSDTHITLLRRLTRLIQDPAQLEALFTTDDPGVIVAALTGDRAPDTSAAPATDLAETFAWTIAYPSGLHARPATRWAETARGFSARAQVRAGDQAADAKSLVGLLQLGLRAGDSITVSAEGPDAAALLKRLRAVMDSLTAQEKADAERAAQRRAAPVAGWTPPQAQPAIVGIGASPGVAIGIVHRLRAAQTEVADQPVGLGDGGALLHDALTRTRQQLAAIQDDTQRRLGASDAAIFKAQAELLNDTDLITRTCQLMVEGHGVAWSWHQAVEQIASGLAALGNPVLAGRAADLRDVGRRVLAQLDPSAAGAGLTDLPDQPCILLASDLSPSDTANLDTARVFGLATAQGGPTSHTAILSRTLGLPALVAAGGQLLEIEDGATAIIDGSSGRLYVNPSAQDLDAARTHIAEQLAIREREAAQRALPAETTDGHHIDIGANVNLPDQVAMALTQGAEGVGLMRTEFLFLESGRTPSEDEQHATYLAMAQALEGRPLIVRALDIGGDKQVAHLELPHEENPFLGVRGARLLLRRPDLLEPQLRALYRAAKDGARLSIMFPMITSVPELIALREICERLRAELDAPEVPIGIMIEVPAAAAQADVLARHADFFSIGTNDLTQYVLAIDRQNPELAAEADSLHPAVLRMIRSTIEGARKHDRWVGVCGGLAGDAFGASLLAGLGVQELSMTPNDIPSVKARLRASSIGQLRQLAERALDCETAEQVRALEAQRGDVA comes from the coding sequence TTGTCTTCTCCGTCGCCTGCCCCCGTCACTCCCGAGCTCATCCGTCTGCGTGCGCAGGCCCGCGACAAGGACGATGCCATCGCCCAGGCCGCCCAGTTGCTGGTCGCCGCCGGCTGCGTGGCGCCGGGCTACGACGCCAGCATGCGGCGCCGCGAAGGCCTGGCCAATACCTTCCTCGGTCACGGCCTGGCGATCCCGCACGGCGTCGGCGAAGACCGTCACCTGGTGCGCCGCGACGGGATTGCGGTGCTGCAGCTGCCTGAGGGCGTGGAGTGGAATCCCGGCCAGACCACCCGGCTGGTGGTGGGCATCGCCGCCCAGTCCGACACCCATATCACCCTGCTGCGCCGGCTGACCCGCCTGATCCAGGACCCGGCGCAGCTGGAAGCGCTGTTCACCACCGACGACCCCGGCGTGATCGTGGCCGCGCTCACCGGCGACCGCGCGCCGGACACCAGCGCCGCACCGGCCACCGACCTGGCCGAAACCTTCGCGTGGACCATCGCCTACCCCAGCGGCCTGCACGCCCGCCCCGCCACCCGCTGGGCCGAGACCGCACGCGGCTTCTCGGCGCGTGCGCAGGTGCGCGCCGGCGACCAGGCCGCCGATGCCAAGAGCCTGGTCGGCCTGCTGCAGCTGGGCCTGCGTGCCGGCGACAGCATCACCGTCTCGGCCGAAGGCCCCGATGCCGCTGCCCTGCTCAAGCGCCTACGCGCGGTGATGGACAGCCTGACCGCGCAGGAAAAGGCCGATGCCGAACGCGCCGCGCAACGCCGCGCCGCGCCGGTGGCGGGCTGGACGCCGCCGCAGGCGCAGCCGGCCATCGTCGGCATCGGCGCCAGCCCGGGCGTGGCGATCGGCATCGTGCACCGGCTGCGCGCGGCGCAGACCGAAGTGGCCGATCAACCGGTCGGCCTGGGCGATGGCGGCGCGCTGCTGCACGACGCGCTGACCCGCACCCGCCAGCAGCTGGCGGCGATCCAGGACGACACCCAGCGCCGGCTCGGTGCTTCGGACGCGGCGATCTTCAAGGCCCAGGCCGAGCTGCTCAACGACACCGACCTGATCACCCGCACCTGCCAGCTGATGGTCGAAGGCCACGGTGTGGCATGGTCGTGGCATCAGGCGGTGGAACAGATCGCCTCGGGCCTGGCGGCGCTGGGCAACCCGGTGCTGGCCGGGCGCGCGGCCGACCTGCGCGACGTCGGCCGCCGCGTGCTGGCCCAGCTCGACCCGTCTGCGGCGGGCGCCGGCCTCACCGACCTGCCCGACCAACCCTGCATCCTGCTCGCCAGCGACCTGTCGCCGTCGGATACCGCCAACCTGGACACCGCACGCGTGTTCGGCCTGGCCACCGCGCAGGGCGGCCCGACCTCGCACACCGCGATCCTGTCGCGCACCCTGGGACTGCCGGCGCTGGTCGCCGCTGGCGGCCAGTTGCTGGAGATCGAGGACGGCGCCACCGCCATCATCGACGGCAGCAGCGGGCGCCTGTACGTCAACCCGTCCGCGCAGGATCTGGACGCGGCCCGCACGCATATTGCCGAGCAGCTGGCGATCCGCGAGCGCGAAGCCGCACAGCGCGCCTTGCCGGCCGAAACCACCGACGGCCACCACATCGACATCGGCGCCAACGTCAACCTGCCCGACCAAGTGGCGATGGCACTCACCCAGGGCGCCGAAGGCGTCGGCCTGATGCGCACCGAATTCCTGTTCCTGGAAAGCGGCCGCACGCCCAGCGAAGACGAACAACACGCCACCTACCTGGCGATGGCGCAGGCACTGGAAGGCCGCCCGCTGATCGTGCGTGCGCTGGATATCGGCGGCGACAAGCAGGTGGCGCATCTGGAACTGCCGCACGAAGAAAACCCGTTCCTGGGCGTGCGTGGCGCGCGCCTGCTGCTGCGTCGCCCCGACCTGCTCGAACCGCAACTGCGTGCGCTTTATCGCGCTGCAAAAGATGGTGCGCGGCTGTCGATCATGTTCCCGATGATCACCTCGGTGCCGGAGCTGATCGCCTTGCGCGAGATCTGTGAACGCCTACGCGCCGAACTCGACGCGCCCGAGGTTCCGATCGGCATCATGATCGAAGTGCCCGCCGCCGCCGCGCAGGCCGACGTGCTGGCGCGGCATGCGGACTTCTTTTCGATCGGCACCAACGACCTCACCCAGTACGTGCTGGCGATCGACCGCCAGAACCCGGAGCTGGCCGCCGAGGCCGACAGCCTGCATCCGGCGGTGCTGCGCATGATCCGCAGCACGATCGAGGGCGCGCGCAAGCACGACCGCTGGGTCGGCGTGTGCGGCGGCCTGGCCGGCGATGCGTTCGGCGCCAGCCTGTTGGCCGGCCTGGGCGTGCAGGAACTGTCGATGACGCCCAACGACATCCCCTCGGTGAAAGCGCGCCTGCGCGCGTCGTCGATCGGCCAGTTGCGGCAGTTGGCAGAACGGGCGCTGGACTGCGAAACCGCCGAGCAGGTGCGCGCACTGGAAGCGCAGCGCGGGGACGTGGCATGA
- a CDS encoding fructose-specific PTS transporter subunit EIIC: protein MSSSIVVIAAGERSTEAVLAAEALRRAATAAGRSVTIEIRSDQGVLGALPTELTSGAAQVLVVGDADADTARFGDAQLLHLSLGAVLDDPVAAVSQLAAPTAPASTPAATDASGAGGKRIVAITSCPTGIAHTFMAAEGLQQAAKKLGHQMRVETQGSVGAQDALTDEEIRAADVVIIAADREVDLARFAGKRVLKSGTKPAINDGPALINKALAEAGVHGGAAPATGTAASTTASKGNGRTGAYKHLMTGVSFMLPFVTAGGLLIALAFALGGIYAGDDAHQGTLAWSLFQIGAKAGFTLMVPALAGYIAYSIADRPGIAPGMIGGLVAANLNAGFLGGIIAGFIAGYGVAALNRYIRLPRNLEGLKPVLILPVLGTLLVGLAMMYVFGQPVADLLAWLTAWLRGMQGSSALLLGLLLGGMMAFDMGGPVNKAAYAFSTGLIASQVYTPMAAAMVAGMTPPLGIALATWVFRNRFTVEERGSATAAGVLGLAFVTEGAIPYAARDPLRTIPALVIGSAVAGAISMSVGAELKAPHGGIFVLLIPNAVTHLAMYVLALLAGVVVTAIALRVLKKPVADVVA, encoded by the coding sequence ATGTCCTCTTCCATCGTGGTCATCGCCGCCGGCGAACGCAGTACCGAAGCCGTCCTGGCGGCCGAAGCGCTGCGCCGCGCGGCCACCGCCGCCGGACGCAGCGTGACGATCGAAATCCGCAGCGACCAGGGCGTGCTCGGCGCGCTGCCGACCGAGCTGACCAGCGGCGCCGCGCAGGTGCTGGTCGTCGGCGATGCCGATGCCGACACCGCTCGCTTCGGCGATGCGCAACTGCTGCACCTGAGCCTGGGTGCGGTGCTGGACGATCCGGTCGCCGCCGTCAGCCAGCTCGCTGCCCCCACCGCACCAGCCAGCACACCGGCAGCGACCGACGCATCCGGCGCAGGCGGCAAGCGCATCGTTGCGATCACCTCCTGCCCCACCGGCATCGCGCACACCTTCATGGCCGCCGAAGGCCTGCAGCAGGCCGCCAAGAAGCTTGGCCACCAGATGCGCGTGGAAACGCAAGGTTCGGTGGGTGCGCAGGACGCATTGACCGACGAGGAAATCCGCGCGGCCGATGTGGTCATCATCGCCGCCGACCGCGAAGTGGACCTGGCCCGTTTCGCCGGCAAGCGCGTGCTCAAGAGCGGCACCAAGCCGGCCATCAACGACGGCCCGGCCCTGATCAACAAGGCGCTGGCCGAGGCCGGCGTGCACGGCGGCGCGGCACCGGCCACCGGCACCGCCGCCAGCACGACCGCAAGCAAGGGCAACGGCCGCACCGGCGCCTACAAGCACCTGATGACCGGCGTGTCGTTCATGCTGCCCTTCGTCACCGCCGGGGGCCTGTTGATCGCCTTGGCATTCGCGCTTGGCGGCATCTATGCCGGCGACGATGCGCACCAGGGCACGCTGGCCTGGTCGCTGTTCCAGATCGGTGCCAAGGCCGGCTTCACCCTGATGGTGCCCGCGCTGGCCGGCTATATCGCCTACTCCATTGCCGACCGCCCCGGCATCGCGCCCGGCATGATCGGCGGGCTGGTCGCGGCCAATCTCAATGCGGGTTTCCTCGGCGGAATTATTGCGGGCTTCATCGCCGGCTACGGTGTGGCCGCGCTCAACCGCTACATCCGCCTGCCGCGCAACCTGGAAGGGCTCAAGCCGGTGCTGATCCTGCCGGTGCTGGGCACGCTGCTGGTCGGCCTGGCGATGATGTACGTGTTCGGCCAGCCGGTCGCCGACCTGCTGGCCTGGCTCACCGCCTGGCTGCGCGGCATGCAGGGCAGCAGCGCGCTGCTGCTGGGCCTGTTGCTTGGCGGCATGATGGCCTTCGACATGGGCGGGCCGGTCAACAAGGCCGCCTATGCGTTCTCCACCGGCCTGATCGCCAGCCAGGTCTACACCCCGATGGCCGCCGCCATGGTCGCCGGCATGACCCCGCCGCTGGGTATCGCGCTGGCTACCTGGGTGTTCCGCAACCGTTTCACCGTCGAAGAGCGCGGCTCGGCTACCGCTGCCGGCGTGCTCGGGCTGGCCTTCGTCACCGAGGGTGCCATCCCGTATGCCGCCCGCGACCCGCTGCGCACCATCCCGGCGCTGGTGATCGGCTCGGCCGTGGCCGGTGCGATCTCGATGTCGGTCGGCGCCGAACTGAAGGCGCCGCACGGCGGCATCTTCGTGCTGCTGATCCCCAATGCCGTCACCCATCTGGCGATGTATGTGCTGGCCTTGCTGGCCGGCGTGGTGGTCACCGCCATCGCCCTGCGCGTGCTCAAGAAGCCGGTGGCCGACGTCGTCGCCTGA
- a CDS encoding DUF2004 domain-containing protein: MADEVDKRTKLALDAIRKAHGTEAGEFSTTMFVGHHLEELPQDYWQEHTGTGAPDPAAVLGLLELKSNWGEGNIENFDFSLPGDVTDYVLSVRFDGAGEIDEISMES; this comes from the coding sequence ATGGCAGACGAAGTTGATAAGCGGACAAAGCTGGCTCTTGATGCAATCCGAAAAGCGCATGGAACAGAGGCAGGCGAGTTCAGCACCACTATGTTCGTCGGGCACCACCTAGAAGAACTCCCTCAGGACTACTGGCAAGAGCACACCGGTACTGGCGCTCCGGATCCAGCTGCTGTACTCGGGCTACTTGAGCTCAAGTCCAACTGGGGCGAGGGTAATATTGAAAACTTTGACTTCTCACTCCCTGGGGACGTGACGGACTACGTTCTCTCTGTCCGCTTTGACGGCGCCGGAGAGATCGATGAAATTTCAATGGAGAGTTGA